A DNA window from uncultured Methanoregula sp. contains the following coding sequences:
- a CDS encoding formylmethanofuran dehydrogenase subunit C encodes MATVTLKPIKVPELMFEGYSITPDAFAKKTAKEISELPGHEGKFVLKLGDFFEVSGNGGETAADTDIVITGDCSRIKYIGSKMTAGSVTVNGNADMYVGGWMKGGRIHIKGNVDSFTGIQMQGGELLVDGDAKNHVGCAYRGDWRGMKGGLIRIKGSAGNDIGTAMLGGTIIIEKDAFIHVSTHAEGGTVIIKGDVEGRVGGQMVKGEMYVLGKIKFMLPGYQKIGTVEKEVDGGKYTFDHYIGDLGERHGKSKGQIVYANLYLKAAA; translated from the coding sequence ATGGCAACGGTAACATTAAAACCCATCAAGGTCCCCGAACTCATGTTCGAGGGCTACAGCATCACCCCCGATGCATTCGCAAAAAAGACCGCAAAGGAGATCTCAGAGCTCCCGGGACACGAAGGCAAGTTCGTCTTAAAACTCGGGGACTTCTTTGAAGTCTCGGGAAACGGCGGCGAGACTGCTGCCGACACCGATATCGTGATCACCGGCGACTGTTCCCGAATCAAGTATATCGGCTCCAAGATGACTGCAGGATCGGTCACCGTCAACGGCAATGCCGACATGTATGTCGGCGGCTGGATGAAGGGCGGCAGGATCCACATCAAGGGGAACGTTGACTCGTTCACCGGGATCCAGATGCAGGGCGGGGAGCTCCTCGTTGACGGCGATGCCAAGAACCATGTCGGCTGCGCCTACCGCGGCGACTGGAGAGGCATGAAAGGCGGCCTCATCCGGATCAAGGGCAGTGCCGGCAATGATATCGGCACCGCCATGCTTGGCGGGACCATCATCATCGAGAAGGATGCGTTCATCCACGTCTCCACCCATGCCGAGGGCGGAACCGTCATCATCAAGGGCGATGTCGAGGGACGCGTTGGCGGCCAGATGGTCAAGGGCGAGATGTACGTGCTCGGCAAGATCAAGTTCATGCTGCCCGGGTACCAGAAGATCGGCACGGTCGAGAAGGAAGTCGATGGTGGCAAATATACCTTCGACCACTACATCGGCGACCTTGGAGAACGCCACGGGAAGAGCAAGGGCCAGATCGTGTACGCGAATCTGTACCTGAAAGCGGCGGCATGA
- a CDS encoding SagB/ThcOx family dehydrogenase gives MNKVGNDFINGTRCPDYSTVDLVLRVPEPPHELPVKKGQTVIKLPSPKRIKLPDIPVRKAIESYEPVGFFPRSSMDLKQLSYLLWCTQGFRKIVAETIEIRNSPSSGSRNPLETYFVAGEVEGLETGLYRYLPKSHSIVAERIDTGITLEMSTASLNFKLTTRAAVTFLWVAIPYRTVWAVGNRGYRSALIEAGHVCQSLILAAAGLGLQVAPIDLFHDELVTTLAKLDPETQWPVYLAAVGSVQENVAL, from the coding sequence ATGAACAAAGTTGGAAACGATTTCATCAATGGAACCCGGTGTCCGGATTATTCCACGGTCGACCTTGTCCTCCGTGTCCCGGAACCCCCCCACGAGCTCCCGGTTAAAAAAGGGCAGACGGTGATCAAGCTCCCCAGCCCGAAACGGATCAAGCTCCCCGATATACCGGTCAGGAAAGCCATCGAAAGCTATGAACCCGTCGGGTTCTTCCCCCGCTCATCTATGGACCTGAAGCAGCTGTCTTACCTGCTCTGGTGTACCCAGGGGTTCAGGAAGATCGTGGCAGAGACGATCGAGATCCGCAACTCGCCCTCAAGCGGCTCGCGGAACCCGCTGGAGACCTATTTTGTCGCAGGTGAGGTGGAAGGGCTGGAGACCGGGCTGTACCGGTATCTCCCGAAATCCCACAGCATCGTGGCCGAACGCATCGACACCGGCATTACCCTGGAGATGAGCACCGCGAGCCTGAACTTCAAGCTCACGACCCGGGCTGCGGTCACCTTCCTCTGGGTGGCAATCCCCTACCGTACGGTCTGGGCCGTAGGGAACCGGGGTTACCGGAGCGCACTGATCGAGGCCGGACATGTCTGCCAGAGCCTGATCCTGGCAGCCGCGGGACTCGGACTCCAGGTTGCCCCGATAGATCTCTTCCACGATGAACTGGTAACAACGCTCGCCAAGCTCGACCCGGAGACCCAGTGGCCGGTCTACCTGGCTGCCGTGGGCTCGGTCCAGGAGAACGTCGCCCTCTGA
- a CDS encoding molybdopterin biosynthesis protein, whose protein sequence is MVKRYLELRSLEEALALLKGSFAHPGRTEKVPVVNAVGRVVAKPVFARYSVPEVNISAMDGIAVRSRDTIGASDQHPVTLEHFTRANTGNIVPPGFDAVIMIEDVWETDGQIQIRRSAVPWQHVRPAGEDIKENKLVVPKGHLIRPFDIGALVTYGITTIEVLAVRIGIIPTGSELVPFGVRPGPGQVVESNTVMAEVFLSQMGACCTRYPIVPDEPDIIRDTLRTATNENDLVLISAGSSAGTRDFTESVIRSLGELIFHGVAVKPGKPVMLGRIKDKPVLGLPGYPLAAQTVLREFAAPLLESWGFAPAPRYPVTVRLAQPLTSDIGFDEFVPIFVGRVGTKYIGTPHGKGAFAQMATVKANGYTHIPAPVEGYEAGTEREVMLTTDPGSIDRTLILTGSIDPALEELAGLAHDKGLFLHATNPGNTAGLQALISCSCHAAPLVLPAQSPASYPPLMQYPESGALAFIHIATVEVGIASRDGLGIKDLTRARFINTRKETPSRTVLDTLLSAEGIDPSLVNGYLQVVHGPPAVAAAIRNGFADAGICTSSIARTSGLRFVPVAHEDYELAVRQELLSDSRIGMLLSIIRSPQFHEILEKTGGYDLSLTGTLRMLDARKMLAPLAPPTGSP, encoded by the coding sequence ATGGTAAAACGCTACCTTGAACTCCGCTCCCTTGAGGAAGCTCTCGCCCTGCTGAAAGGATCATTTGCCCACCCGGGGCGTACGGAAAAAGTGCCGGTGGTCAATGCGGTCGGGAGGGTTGTTGCAAAGCCGGTCTTTGCCAGATATTCCGTTCCTGAAGTGAATATCTCTGCAATGGACGGCATCGCGGTCCGGAGCAGGGACACCATCGGTGCAAGCGACCAGCATCCGGTAACCCTTGAGCATTTCACCCGGGCAAACACCGGCAACATCGTACCGCCGGGGTTCGATGCGGTCATCATGATCGAAGATGTCTGGGAGACCGACGGTCAAATCCAGATCCGCCGCTCCGCAGTGCCCTGGCAGCATGTCCGTCCCGCCGGGGAAGATATCAAGGAGAACAAGCTTGTCGTCCCGAAAGGGCACCTGATACGGCCCTTCGATATCGGGGCGCTGGTCACGTACGGGATCACAACCATCGAAGTCCTGGCAGTCCGGATCGGGATCATCCCCACCGGCAGCGAACTCGTCCCGTTCGGGGTCCGGCCGGGGCCCGGCCAGGTGGTGGAGAGCAACACGGTCATGGCCGAGGTCTTCCTCTCGCAGATGGGGGCCTGCTGCACCCGCTACCCGATCGTTCCCGATGAGCCGGACATCATCCGCGATACCCTGCGCACTGCCACAAACGAGAACGATCTCGTCCTCATCTCTGCCGGCTCTTCCGCCGGTACCCGGGACTTCACCGAGAGTGTGATCCGCTCGCTCGGGGAGCTGATCTTCCACGGGGTGGCAGTCAAGCCCGGCAAACCAGTCATGCTTGGCAGGATCAAGGATAAACCGGTTCTTGGCCTGCCGGGCTACCCGCTCGCGGCCCAGACGGTTCTCCGGGAATTCGCCGCACCCCTGCTCGAATCCTGGGGATTTGCCCCCGCACCCCGTTACCCGGTCACCGTCCGCCTGGCCCAGCCGCTCACCTCGGACATCGGGTTCGACGAGTTCGTCCCGATATTTGTCGGCCGGGTGGGAACGAAATACATCGGGACTCCCCATGGGAAGGGGGCATTTGCCCAGATGGCGACCGTGAAAGCCAACGGGTACACCCATATCCCTGCCCCGGTTGAAGGGTACGAGGCGGGAACCGAACGGGAAGTGATGCTGACCACCGATCCCGGGAGCATAGACCGGACCCTTATCCTGACGGGCTCGATCGATCCGGCCCTTGAGGAGCTCGCGGGGCTTGCCCATGACAAAGGCCTCTTCCTCCATGCCACCAATCCCGGCAACACCGCAGGACTCCAGGCACTTATCAGCTGCAGCTGCCATGCGGCGCCGCTGGTCCTGCCTGCACAATCGCCTGCTTCGTACCCGCCCCTTATGCAATACCCGGAGTCGGGCGCTCTGGCGTTCATCCACATAGCCACCGTTGAAGTCGGTATCGCCTCCCGCGATGGCCTGGGCATAAAAGATCTCACGCGTGCCCGGTTCATCAATACCCGGAAAGAGACCCCCTCCCGGACGGTTCTCGACACGCTGCTTTCCGCCGAAGGCATCGATCCTTCCCTTGTGAACGGCTACCTGCAGGTGGTTCATGGCCCGCCGGCAGTAGCAGCCGCAATCCGGAACGGGTTTGCCGATGCCGGTATCTGCACATCGAGTATTGCCCGTACAAGCGGGCTCCGGTTCGTCCCGGTCGCACACGAGGACTATGAACTTGCTGTACGGCAGGAACTGTTAAGCGACAGCCGGATCGGGATGCTCCTGTCGATAATCCGGTCCCCGCAGTTCCATGAGATCCTTGAGAAAACGGGCGGGTATGATCTCAGCCTCACCGGAACCCTCCGGATGCTGGATGCCCGAAAGATGCTTGCGCCCCTCGCCCCTCCCACCGGGTCTCCCTGA
- a CDS encoding ferritin family protein has protein sequence MKTEDAKKIISTAIDREVEAYTFYRTLADKVKDKNLKDLFDELAGEEKKHREFLQAFLTKDASKMKFAAGHDYKVGDALPSPKLTTDLKPLDGLVLAIKKELEAMQMYTQLANAAADLETQLLFTQLANMERGHKARLEDIYTNMAFPETWW, from the coding sequence ATGAAGACAGAAGATGCAAAAAAGATCATCTCAACGGCTATCGACAGGGAAGTTGAAGCCTACACGTTTTACCGGACCCTTGCGGACAAGGTAAAGGACAAGAACTTAAAGGACCTCTTCGATGAGCTTGCAGGTGAGGAGAAGAAGCACCGCGAGTTCCTCCAGGCGTTCTTGACAAAAGACGCAAGCAAGATGAAATTTGCTGCCGGCCATGACTACAAGGTCGGGGATGCACTCCCGTCGCCGAAGCTGACAACGGACTTAAAGCCGCTCGACGGCCTGGTCCTTGCCATCAAGAAGGAACTTGAGGCCATGCAGATGTACACCCAGCTTGCAAATGCAGCTGCAGACCTGGAGACCCAGCTGCTCTTCACCCAGCTCGCCAACATGGAGAGAGGGCACAAGGCACGGCTCGAGGACATCTACACCAACATGGCGTTCCCTGAGACCTGGTGGTAA
- a CDS encoding Coenzyme F420 hydrogenase/dehydrogenase, beta subunit C-terminal domain: MSKKGDMLYAWTNDAEIQKKAELGGAVTALWKFALETKMVDAVLAVTKGVDLYDAVPVLITDPKDIAKTAGSLHCGTLLMPKLIKKYLDGAKDKKIGVTVKGCDAMGFYELAKRKQINLDNIVMIGVNCGGSVSPVIARKMIREKYDVDPEKVHKEEIDKGQFIIEYEGGHKGISVDELEEAGFGRRSNCRRCKMKIPRQADLACGNWGVIGPKAGKATFIEVCSEKGAALIDGAVKKGILATEAANPKGLEIRGKVEGAMLKLGDKWRKHDFEALGEGKDRLKKILSETSRCIKCYQCIDVCPICYCVDCTTKNPAMVPPGELPVNFMFHLIRYSHIADSCVNCGQCEEVCAAEIPNALIMHSQQVELEKMFGHVPGVNMELPLMAYAEEKEERARLNNTGSDLIYQNVFNPVPRK; this comes from the coding sequence ATGTCAAAGAAAGGCGATATGCTCTATGCCTGGACAAATGACGCAGAGATCCAGAAGAAGGCCGAACTCGGTGGCGCAGTAACCGCGCTTTGGAAGTTTGCGCTCGAGACGAAAATGGTCGACGCCGTCCTTGCCGTAACCAAGGGTGTTGACCTGTACGATGCCGTCCCGGTCCTCATCACCGACCCCAAGGACATTGCAAAGACCGCCGGTTCGCTCCACTGCGGAACCCTCCTCATGCCCAAGCTCATCAAGAAGTACCTGGATGGTGCAAAGGACAAGAAGATCGGTGTTACTGTCAAGGGCTGCGATGCCATGGGGTTCTATGAACTGGCCAAGCGCAAGCAGATCAACCTTGACAACATCGTCATGATCGGCGTCAACTGCGGGGGATCGGTCAGCCCGGTCATTGCCCGCAAGATGATCCGGGAGAAGTACGATGTCGACCCCGAGAAGGTCCACAAGGAAGAGATCGACAAGGGCCAGTTCATCATCGAGTACGAGGGAGGCCACAAGGGCATCTCCGTCGACGAGCTCGAAGAGGCAGGTTTTGGCCGCCGCTCGAACTGCCGCCGCTGCAAGATGAAGATCCCGCGGCAGGCAGACCTTGCCTGCGGCAACTGGGGAGTCATCGGCCCCAAGGCCGGAAAAGCAACCTTTATTGAGGTCTGCTCCGAGAAGGGTGCAGCACTCATTGACGGTGCCGTCAAGAAAGGCATCCTCGCAACCGAGGCAGCAAACCCCAAGGGTCTTGAGATCCGCGGAAAGGTCGAGGGCGCGATGCTCAAGCTCGGCGACAAGTGGCGCAAGCATGACTTCGAGGCACTCGGCGAGGGCAAGGACCGCCTGAAGAAGATCTTGAGCGAGACCTCCCGGTGCATCAAGTGCTACCAGTGCATCGATGTCTGCCCGATCTGCTACTGCGTTGACTGCACGACCAAGAACCCGGCCATGGTTCCCCCGGGCGAACTGCCGGTCAACTTCATGTTCCACCTGATCCGGTACTCCCACATTGCCGACTCCTGCGTGAACTGCGGGCAGTGCGAGGAAGTCTGTGCCGCGGAGATCCCAAACGCCCTCATTATGCACTCCCAGCAGGTTGAGCTTGAGAAGATGTTCGGCCACGTGCCGGGCGTCAACATGGAACTCCCGCTCATGGCGTATGCCGAGGAGAAAGAGGAGCGTGCGCGGCTCAACAACACGGGAAGCGACCTGATCTACCAGAATGTATTCAACCCGGTTCCCCGGAAATAA
- the fdhF gene encoding formate dehydrogenase subunit alpha has product MEDMKNALKYTATTCPYCGVGCGLNLVSRGNTLIGVEPYKRSPINEGKLCPKGATCWETVQKPGRLTKPLIKKGDKFEEASWDEAIELVTKKFKEVSDKLGPRALGFHTSCRTVNEDCYALQKWARVAFQTNNVDNCARICHGPSVAGLSLSFGSGAATNPFEDVLNSDLIVMWGSNAVEAHPLAGRRVMQAKKKGIPIVVVDPRYSPTARLADKYIRFNPSTHIALANNMMYYIIKEGLEDKEYIKERTKGFDDLKKTVEKYADATSIHGVPQETVLEFARQYAKAKNAVIIYCLGITELTTGTDNVRSMGNLALLTGNVGRPGVGVNPLRGQNNVQGACDMGAYPNVFSGYQAVAVPENRAKMEKAWFMKEGSLPDWYGVTLTEQITQCGDPIKAMYILGLNPVVSYPDSNHVRRSLEKLDFLVIQDIYWNESCEYADVVLPGTCFAEKDGTFTSGERRVNRVRKAVDGPGESKYDWEIIGMMAKKMGLKGFDWKTAQDVWDDMRSVTPGQFGVTYEKMEKPESVHWPCPTIEHPGTPILHIGKFSAADGKGTMFGLEYRPPAEVADAEYPYTLMTGRIIFHYHTRTQTGRSPTLHNDVPENYMQMNTQDAKELGIKPYEKVKVTSRRGESIAIARVTDDVGPKVLFMPMHFVHGANDLTNTALDPLSKMPELKHCAVKVEKITGA; this is encoded by the coding sequence ATGGAAGATATGAAAAATGCTCTAAAGTATACAGCAACGACCTGTCCGTACTGCGGTGTGGGCTGCGGCCTGAACCTCGTATCCAGGGGTAACACGCTCATTGGCGTTGAACCGTACAAGCGGTCCCCGATCAACGAGGGCAAGCTCTGCCCGAAGGGTGCAACCTGCTGGGAGACTGTCCAGAAGCCGGGCCGTCTGACCAAGCCCCTGATCAAGAAGGGCGACAAGTTCGAGGAAGCCTCCTGGGACGAAGCCATTGAACTGGTCACAAAGAAGTTCAAGGAAGTCTCCGACAAGCTCGGCCCCCGCGCCCTTGGTTTCCATACCTCGTGCCGGACCGTCAACGAGGACTGCTATGCCCTGCAGAAGTGGGCACGGGTCGCGTTCCAGACCAACAACGTTGACAACTGCGCCCGTATCTGCCACGGGCCGTCCGTTGCAGGCCTCTCGCTCTCGTTCGGGTCCGGTGCAGCCACCAACCCGTTCGAGGATGTCCTGAACTCCGACCTCATCGTGATGTGGGGCTCCAATGCAGTCGAGGCCCACCCGCTGGCCGGCCGCCGCGTCATGCAGGCCAAGAAGAAAGGAATCCCAATTGTTGTCGTAGACCCACGTTACAGCCCGACAGCACGGCTTGCCGACAAGTACATCCGGTTCAACCCCTCGACCCACATTGCGCTTGCCAACAACATGATGTACTACATCATCAAGGAAGGCCTCGAGGACAAGGAGTACATCAAGGAGCGGACAAAAGGCTTCGACGACCTCAAGAAGACGGTCGAGAAGTATGCTGACGCCACCAGTATCCACGGTGTCCCGCAGGAGACCGTCCTGGAGTTCGCCCGCCAGTATGCGAAGGCAAAGAACGCGGTCATCATCTACTGCCTCGGCATCACCGAGCTCACCACCGGTACCGACAATGTCCGGTCCATGGGCAACCTCGCGCTCCTGACCGGCAATGTCGGACGCCCCGGTGTGGGTGTCAACCCGCTCCGCGGCCAGAACAACGTGCAGGGTGCCTGCGACATGGGTGCATACCCGAACGTCTTCTCCGGCTACCAGGCCGTTGCCGTTCCCGAGAACCGGGCCAAGATGGAGAAGGCCTGGTTCATGAAGGAAGGATCACTGCCCGACTGGTACGGCGTGACCTTAACCGAACAGATCACCCAGTGCGGCGACCCGATCAAGGCGATGTACATCCTTGGCCTGAACCCGGTCGTCTCCTACCCGGACTCGAACCATGTCCGGAGATCCCTCGAGAAGCTTGACTTCCTCGTTATCCAGGATATCTACTGGAACGAGAGCTGCGAGTACGCGGATGTTGTCCTGCCCGGCACCTGCTTTGCCGAGAAGGATGGGACGTTCACGAGCGGCGAGCGCCGTGTCAACCGTGTCCGGAAGGCCGTTGACGGTCCCGGCGAGTCGAAGTACGACTGGGAGATCATCGGCATGATGGCGAAGAAGATGGGCCTCAAGGGCTTTGACTGGAAGACCGCCCAGGACGTCTGGGACGACATGCGCTCGGTCACCCCGGGCCAGTTCGGCGTAACCTACGAGAAGATGGAGAAGCCCGAGTCGGTCCACTGGCCGTGCCCGACCATCGAGCACCCGGGAACGCCCATCCTCCACATCGGCAAATTCTCTGCAGCGGATGGCAAGGGCACCATGTTCGGCCTCGAGTACCGCCCGCCCGCGGAAGTCGCCGATGCCGAGTACCCGTACACCCTGATGACAGGGCGTATCATCTTCCACTACCACACACGGACCCAGACCGGCCGGAGCCCGACCCTGCATAACGATGTGCCGGAGAACTACATGCAGATGAACACGCAGGATGCAAAAGAACTCGGCATCAAACCGTACGAGAAGGTCAAGGTGACAAGCCGCCGGGGCGAATCCATCGCCATTGCACGCGTGACCGATGACGTGGGCCCGAAAGTGCTGTTCATGCCCATGCACTTTGTCCACGGTGCCAACGACCTCACCAACACCGCGCTCGACCCGCTCTCCAAGATGCCCGAGCTCAAGCACTGTGCGGTCAAGGTCGAGAAGATCACGGGGGCCTGA
- a CDS encoding formylmethanofuran dehydrogenase subunit E family protein, with translation MQTGPHEETTEALTASMERGGVRPQLQEEILRLAEFHTYPAPGVLIGAFMVDYALELLGATPGQKLYGVCETPKCLPDALQVLAHITTGNNRLKIVPIGKFAITINAPTENPTADAVRVYVDLEKLKKYPTIDIWYANSPAYDKKTMKGKLFDEIFSAGRQILSYERVVVPVNKKKKWTSVTCTICGESIPDYLMEGDRCAACGSMNYYRNK, from the coding sequence ATGCAAACAGGCCCCCATGAAGAGACTACGGAAGCACTGACAGCCAGTATGGAACGGGGCGGTGTACGGCCGCAGCTCCAGGAAGAGATCCTCAGGCTCGCGGAATTCCATACCTATCCGGCCCCGGGCGTACTTATCGGTGCGTTCATGGTGGATTATGCCCTGGAACTGCTCGGTGCCACACCCGGCCAGAAACTCTACGGGGTCTGCGAAACACCCAAATGCCTCCCCGATGCCCTGCAGGTGCTGGCCCATATCACCACCGGGAACAACCGGCTGAAGATTGTGCCCATCGGGAAATTTGCCATAACCATAAATGCCCCCACTGAAAATCCGACTGCCGATGCCGTCAGGGTATATGTCGATTTAGAGAAACTGAAAAAATATCCCACGATCGATATCTGGTATGCCAACAGCCCGGCCTATGACAAAAAGACCATGAAAGGGAAACTTTTTGACGAGATCTTCAGTGCCGGACGGCAGATCCTTTCCTATGAACGGGTGGTGGTGCCGGTGAACAAGAAGAAGAAATGGACTTCGGTCACCTGCACGATCTGCGGGGAGAGCATACCGGATTATCTTATGGAAGGGGACCGGTGTGCTGCCTGCGGGTCGATGAACTATTACCGGAATAAATAA
- a CDS encoding class I SAM-dependent methyltransferase, protein MSLICWSSGEWRPENSMHYNDLVQTVFFPVYPVIAHQILKRADIDCGQCLDIGCGPGNLSLSLATLSDLRVFAMENSRNMCRIAKENIQKYRLDARIRPVFGHPEMIPFEDACMDLVVSGGSFFFWKNLSLGFAECRRVLRPGGMAYLGGGFGTGELRDTIASRMRSLDPSWDTACDDVYTRCNPHQVRSSLAAAGVLDYHLILDDSGYWVVFTRE, encoded by the coding sequence ATGAGCCTGATCTGCTGGAGTTCGGGGGAGTGGCGGCCGGAAAACTCCATGCACTACAATGATCTGGTCCAGACCGTTTTTTTCCCGGTGTATCCGGTCATCGCTCACCAGATCCTCAAACGGGCGGATATCGATTGCGGCCAGTGTCTGGATATCGGCTGCGGCCCGGGAAATCTTTCCCTGTCTCTTGCAACCCTCTCCGATCTCAGGGTCTTTGCCATGGAAAATTCCCGGAACATGTGCCGGATTGCAAAGGAGAACATTCAGAAATACCGGCTTGACGCACGGATCAGACCGGTCTTTGGTCACCCGGAAATGATCCCGTTTGAGGATGCATGCATGGATCTTGTTGTCAGCGGCGGATCGTTCTTCTTCTGGAAGAACCTCTCATTGGGATTTGCCGAATGCAGGCGGGTGCTCCGGCCCGGGGGAATGGCTTACCTCGGGGGTGGTTTTGGCACCGGAGAGCTCCGCGATACCATCGCATCCCGCATGAGATCGCTCGACCCGTCATGGGACACGGCATGTGACGATGTGTACACGAGATGCAATCCCCATCAGGTCAGATCCTCCCTTGCCGCAGCAGGGGTGCTCGATTATCACCTCATCCTGGATGATTCCGGGTACTGGGTCGTATTCACCCGGGAGTAA
- a CDS encoding metal-dependent hydrolase, producing the protein MPGDSPRSRQFLPELTGTRKAASMITRHHLGLALICGLIVTSAVVGFDPARELVILAGVGLGAILPDIHMKQPKKTCPLTIAWYIIQFGKRVCAPVLCRMYLAVWKIRIPPDDKRLTHSLHGILLFWGILAGISGIVCILSGGIIPVSAATGFMCGLLMGMAFHLAEDICTRKGIQVLYPFAKTDIHGSIRPCDTSDNRIRRFHIQHGLVLFAFLSLQTIVVWPAYCYIPFALLAISACIGAMVCQSEIRIEMDGRADPTHAEAIAA; encoded by the coding sequence ATGCCCGGAGATTCTCCCAGGAGCAGGCAGTTTCTGCCTGAATTGACCGGCACAAGAAAAGCTGCATCCATGATCACCCGCCACCATCTCGGGCTTGCCCTGATCTGCGGACTCATCGTCACCAGTGCTGTGGTTGGGTTTGATCCGGCCCGGGAACTGGTGATACTGGCAGGTGTCGGTCTCGGGGCCATCCTGCCGGATATCCATATGAAACAACCGAAAAAGACCTGTCCCCTTACGATTGCATGGTATATCATCCAGTTCGGGAAACGGGTATGCGCCCCGGTTCTCTGCAGGATGTACCTGGCAGTCTGGAAAATCCGGATCCCTCCGGACGACAAACGACTGACCCATTCACTCCACGGGATCCTCTTATTCTGGGGAATCCTTGCAGGAATTTCCGGTATCGTATGTATCCTTTCCGGAGGAATTATTCCGGTTTCTGCTGCAACAGGATTCATGTGCGGGCTCCTGATGGGAATGGCATTCCATCTTGCCGAAGATATCTGTACAAGAAAAGGAATCCAGGTTCTCTATCCGTTTGCAAAAACCGACATCCATGGCTCGATTCGTCCCTGCGATACAAGCGACAACCGGATACGCCGTTTCCATATCCAGCACGGGCTGGTTCTTTTTGCATTCCTCTCCCTCCAGACCATCGTTGTCTGGCCGGCATACTGCTATATTCCCTTTGCTCTCCTGGCCATCAGTGCCTGCATCGGCGCCATGGTCTGCCAGTCCGAGATCAGGATCGAGATGGATGGCAGGGCAGATCCCACACACGCAGAGGCGATAGCAGCATGA
- a CDS encoding FmdE family protein, translating to MDNHKHSPGTHKEYSPDELNARMDACQVDPRIKEYLSRCIAFHTFPAPGLLIGAFMVDYALELLGVAPGSDEKLYAICETQKCAPDALQVIAHCTYGNNRLRIIDIGKFALTINRASDSNTAEGVRVYVDPHKLSRFSIIYTWFTNSPDFDKKTMTGPLFDEIFSAGRAILSSERVRVKVEGKKAWKSVTCSKCGEMVPDYSLGSDGLCAACGDTGYYELISRKN from the coding sequence ATGGACAACCACAAACACAGCCCTGGAACTCACAAGGAATATTCTCCGGACGAACTGAATGCCCGCATGGACGCCTGCCAGGTCGATCCCCGAATCAAAGAGTACCTGTCCCGGTGTATCGCGTTTCATACTTTTCCGGCTCCCGGTCTTCTCATCGGCGCCTTCATGGTCGATTATGCTCTCGAACTGCTGGGAGTTGCTCCTGGTTCTGATGAAAAACTGTATGCGATTTGCGAAACACAGAAATGTGCCCCCGATGCCCTTCAGGTCATCGCACATTGCACGTACGGGAACAACCGGTTGCGGATCATCGATATCGGCAAGTTTGCGCTGACGATCAACCGTGCCTCGGATTCGAATACGGCCGAGGGGGTCAGGGTGTACGTGGATCCCCATAAACTCTCCCGGTTTTCCATCATCTACACATGGTTTACGAACAGCCCCGACTTTGACAAGAAGACGATGACTGGACCCCTGTTCGATGAGATATTTTCTGCCGGGCGGGCGATCCTTTCCTCTGAACGGGTCCGGGTGAAGGTTGAAGGGAAGAAAGCCTGGAAGTCTGTTACCTGCTCGAAGTGCGGCGAGATGGTGCCGGATTACTCCCTGGGATCAGACGGTCTGTGCGCTGCGTGCGGGGATACGGGATATTATGAACTGATTTCCCGCAAGAACTGA